In the genome of Hevea brasiliensis isolate MT/VB/25A 57/8 chromosome 14, ASM3005281v1, whole genome shotgun sequence, the window TTGGGTTCCAAAACTACATAAATTTTAGGATTTTGGTTGGAAAATGTATGTTTCTGTTGGTGTCTAAATTTGAATCTGTTTTTCTGGTGGGATTTCTAGGAAAGCTTTTTAGGATATGGTACTTTAAGATTCAAATGAAGTAGGTTATTACTACAGTGTAATTAACTTGGTGATTTGAATTGGGGAAAAGGGTTTGAAATATATTGCTGATTAATGTAATTTAAATTCCTTGAATTATTGCTTAATTTCTTTCAGCTATTTAATTGTGAAATTTTGGGTTGTAGGCATATATATTCACAAAGGAGGTGAGCTATAGATTTGAAAGGTTCGTCATGATCAAACGGGCACCTAATAGGAATGCTAGAACCAAAGGCATCAAGGTAAAGCatgttctgcagatttgtttatTGCTTGGAGTCTGCTTCTGGTTAATCTACCAGGTCAAGCATTCCCATGATAAGAAAGAGGAATTTgatgagaaagagggaaaattctCTGTAACTCAAAGTAATGATGGGATTTCAAACTTGGGAAGGAAAGGCCTCCATCCTCATGTGCAGGAGTTAACTAAGGATGAGAAACATGAGGAAGTTGATGATGAAGAAACTACAGTAGAGGAGGAAGTAAATAAGATGGAAGAAAATAAGCGAGAACAAAAGCAGGTGGAAGATGAAACTAAGCGTGAAGAAGAAGAGCAAGAAGAAGGAACTAAGCATGAAGAAGAAGAGCAAGAAGAAGGAGCTAAGCATGAAGAAGAAGAGGGAGAGGAAGAAGGAACGAAGCATGAAGAGGAAGAGcgagaagaagatgaaggaagCAAGCATGATGAGGAAGGGAGAGAAGAAGAAaacaagcatgaagatgaagagcAAGAAGAAGAAACCAAGAGTGACGAGACAGAAGATGAGAGGAGAGGAGGTGGGGATGATGAGATAGATGAACATGATCAAGAGAAAATAGAAGGAGAAGCTGATCGTGAggaagattttgttgatgaagagAGAGATAGAGAAGAAGGGGAGGAAAAGGAAAGTGGAAATGGTGAAGCTGAAGATAAGGAGGCTCAAATGGGCCATGAAACTTCAACAGAAGATGAAGATCATGATGGAGGTGAGCAGAATGATCATGAGGCTCGAGAAGAACATTACAAGGCAGATGATGCTTCCAGTGCAGTAACCCATGATACCCAAAATATAAGCACTGAAACTGAGAAGATAAGTTCTGAGAACTCAAATGAGAACTCAGTAACAAATGATTTAGAACTGGAGAAAAAATCCAATAACATTGACACCAACGATGTCAATGGGGATAAAACAAACTCAAAATCAGAGCTTGGAGGTGTAACAGCTGGTGAAAAGAAGGATGATGATATCATCAACGCTGAGGATCTATCAACCAAACATGCAACATTTGTTTCTGTATCCAATGACCAAGCAGAACTAAGCAATACATCAATAGATGTAAATGTAGAAGCTGGCAATAACACAGCACGTGGGAGTACCAAGACTTCTGGTTCATCCCAGAATAATGGAACACTAGTTACATCTGATTCAAATCAAGTTCAAAATGCAACAATTGGTGGTGCTAGCACTGGGAAAGCATCTAACCTGAAAACCGCTGAATTGGAACAGGTTAATAGCACCATGGTTTCCGGTAACAGAGAAACTGATTCTAATTCAAGTATCCCTGATAAAACTGAGAATGGTGACATGGGTGCTGCAGATTCAAATTCCTCTACTAAATCAGAGCCAGCTGGATCAGATAAGGTCGTTAAACCTGAAGTCACTACTGAAGCACAGGTCAAGTCTGATGGATCAGATAAGATCATTAAACCTGAACCTGAAGTTAAAACTGAAGCAGAGGTCAATTCTGGTTCATCTTCAACAACAAAGGAGACTGCAGATGCTGCTAAAGACGAGAACTCAGATGTCAAGAATGAATCAGGTGGAGCAGGAGGAGACTCAGGCTCTTCTGCAACAGATGGAACTGAAGCCGTTGTTCAGGATCACATTGATTCTTCTGATTCTTCAGTTGGCCAAGAAGAGAAACAGGCTCGAATAAATCTGGATACTCTGCCAGAGAATAGTGGAGTAGGAGTTAATAGCCGAGATGCTGCGGCAGAATGAGAATTTTTATGAAATGCTGTGTGCTTCTGAGTGATCTAAATGTTAAGTTACTTGCTCACTCTGTTTTGATGCGCAAACATGGAGAGCTTGGAGTATTTCCTGTCAACTTTGGAATATGATGTAGGAATACAGTTTTAGCATTGCAAATATAGGTAGATTGATGCCATTCATAGTTGTTTCTGTATAATTTATTGCAAACTTTTGTTGATTTTCCTTTTAACATCTTTCTTTTTAGGTATTTTTCTGATGTTAGTGAGTGGCTTGTTCATTTTATGATATAAATTGAGGTTTTCAAGATGTGAAACATATATTGGCAATGTATTCAATTGACTTTATATCAATGAATCTAGAACAGAAAGTTGAGGTGGGTTAACAATGATAATGATGTTAACAATGATGATAatgataattataattataataatgttTATATAATTGATGACAAATGGAAGTGATTGATGAAatcattataaataataaattattatttatttaaatagtaatttatcttttatttttaaataataaattaaaaaaaaagtttgtcACAAAAGAGCCAAAGGATGTTTTATTCTTCCATAATAAAAGCAATTTATTTCGCTTAGATGTTCattctataatttatatataaaacatatttttaatttcattatttagttataatattaaattaattatatatatttatatcatgtATCAATaagtattttgatattttaataaaattattaaaatctaaaaaatgaaattaattttctCTTCTGAAAAAGGAAAGTTATTTTTCTAAAAGtaacttatttatatttttcGTTAATTCATTTTCTTGAGTACTCCAAacgataaaaaataaagaaaatattttctaatagtcttaatttaattttcttttattaattttcatatttaaaaatttaataaataaaagaattcaattatttttaatttaaaaatatttcatttaaaaatattttatttaacaaaaaataaaaattaaataaaaaataatacaattaTTGTCTCGACCTAATCTATAGGTCGAACCGACATTAAGATTTGGGTCAGCTTAAAGCTCTCAAGGCTCGTAGTAAACCTAATTATTCCTTCACCCAATCTTAAGGCCTATTTTAAGCTCAGTTTCAAGAATTAAAcgggacagagtccgaccataacatGAACCATACAACGAGGAGTTTTttactcactcgacctgtaaacacaatatatatcaatttgGCAGAGTTCGGCTATAACATGGACcatacaacggggagtttttgactcatccgacctttaaacataatatatatcaatttgggggctcagcttaccctccacatactcataatgtcaaaaaatcaaatgggagctcggctccctcatccaatccaatcatacatgcatttaataggtTTACAGATCCAACGTGGCAATTATAATACAGACCCAAATAAAATAAAG includes:
- the LOC110647134 gene encoding uncharacterized protein LOC110647134, with amino-acid sequence MIKRAPNRNARTKGIKVKHVLQICLLLGVCFWLIYQVKHSHDKKEEFDEKEGKFSVTQSNDGISNLGRKGLHPHVQELTKDEKHEEVDDEETTVEEEVNKMEENKREQKQVEDETKREEEEQEEGTKHEEEEQEEGAKHEEEEGEEEGTKHEEEEREEDEGSKHDEEGREEENKHEDEEQEEETKSDETEDERRGGGDDEIDEHDQEKIEGEADREEDFVDEERDREEGEEKESGNGEAEDKEAQMGHETSTEDEDHDGGEQNDHEAREEHYKADDASSAVTHDTQNISTETEKISSENSNENSVTNDLELEKKSNNIDTNDVNGDKTNSKSELGGVTAGEKKDDDIINAEDLSTKHATFVSVSNDQAELSNTSIDVNVEAGNNTARGSTKTSGSSQNNGTLVTSDSNQVQNATIGGASTGKASNLKTAELEQVNSTMVSGNRETDSNSSIPDKTENGDMGAADSNSSTKSEPAGSDKVVKPEVTTEAQVKSDGSDKIIKPEPEVKTEAEVNSGSSSTTKETADAAKDENSDVKNESGGAGGDSGSSATDGTEAVVQDHIDSSDSSVGQEEKQARINLDTLPENSGVGVNSRDAAAE